Part of the Nostoc sp. ATCC 53789 genome, AATTTCGGGCCATGTACAATCAAATCATGCGCCCATACACAGAACATTTTATTAAACGATCGCCGCAAAGATTGAGTATAAGGAATCCATTTCACCGCCCCACTACTACCAGAGGTTTTTTCATAGAACAAAATCGGTTCTGGTGTGAGGGAAATTTGCTGCTGTTTTTGATTTAAGTAGGGTTCGAGTGCATCATAATCTACAATTGGCACACGCTGCCAATCGTCTACAGAATGAATCCCCAAACTTTTACCATACTCACTTTTGATTAGGCGATCGCAAATCTGCCTTTTTACAGATGTCTGCATTAACTCTGGGTTATCCAAAGCTTGATGAAATCGCTTCGCAGTTGGTGCGAGGATTTGCCCAAAAAGCTTAATAATCGGATGCATTATTGCACCTTTTGATTAGGATAAAGCTTGGTAGCTGCTGGTAAATAAGAACCATCAGCAATGACTACACCGGGAGCAAGATTAGAACCAGCTCCCACAAAAACATTGCTGCCAATCTTGACTTTTTTGACATACAGCATTAAATTTTGCTTGCGGGGTTTAATGATGTGAGAATAAATACCGATACCATGCCCGATAACGACGCGATCGCCAATTTCTAATAAACTGCGATCGGCAATCTCCAATCTTGTTGTCCAGTATACATCTCGCCCCACTTTAGCACCCCACAATCGCAACCAACACGAAAACACCCCCGGAATCAATCGCAGCAATGCTTCTAGCGCTGGAATTGCAATATAAATTACCTGGATTTGATGACTACCCCACCAGGGACTATATTCTTTACCTTGTAGATAACTAATCCCCTCCCGCACAGGATAAACCCATTCATGCAAGCGGTAAACTAGCACTGGTAGCCCATAAATAGAAAGGAACACCGCCAGAATGCTGAAGACATTGGGTGAATAAGCGAGGTAGACTATTGCTGCTCCAGTTAGCAATAATATAAAGGCGGGAAAAAACGAAAAAATTTTACTTAGAACTGTCATTAAAATGGGAATAAAAGTTTTTGGAACAAGTTTAATGAGCTAGGAATTCCGATTATAGATGGCAAGTTTTTGCTTTCATAATATGTTCCATGTAACTTATCCCAAATTTTCAGATTAGCCCCGTAGTTATAATTTTGGAATTCGCGGCAATGATGCCAAGCATGATCCTGTGGTAAGATTAACCAAGAAGATAAAAGTTGATGAAACCAGCTATTTTCAGTAATTATCAAACTGCTATGTCG contains:
- a CDS encoding acyl transferase, whose amino-acid sequence is MTVLSKIFSFFPAFILLLTGAAIVYLAYSPNVFSILAVFLSIYGLPVLVYRLHEWVYPVREGISYLQGKEYSPWWGSHQIQVIYIAIPALEALLRLIPGVFSCWLRLWGAKVGRDVYWTTRLEIADRSLLEIGDRVVIGHGIGIYSHIIKPRKQNLMLYVKKVKIGSNVFVGAGSNLAPGVVIADGSYLPAATKLYPNQKVQ